One Bradyrhizobium zhanjiangense DNA segment encodes these proteins:
- a CDS encoding thermonuclease family protein, producing the protein MSIRNFFAPARAFALVSFFALSGFLGSSGPVSALTAAATVRDGNSIQLGDVTYRLDGVDAPELDQVCIDDHADSWTCGIEARDQLAKLIGKRTVRCDDVGPEKSFGKRHRAICTAESDKASLNEQLIKLGFALAREPIKANVKPAATEAKTAAVGIWKGCFVAPQDFRAGKKDGALLGAACRPDRDKEIRAVLFPEELTMPPSCSIKGKLAVRARVTGNIGIYHLRGCPSYPATTKPDRWFCSEDDAQAAGFRRAYNCRRPK; encoded by the coding sequence ATGTCCATCCGAAATTTCTTTGCCCCCGCCCGCGCTTTTGCGCTCGTTTCGTTTTTCGCCTTGTCCGGATTTCTGGGCTCGTCGGGGCCGGTCTCCGCGCTGACTGCCGCCGCGACGGTCCGCGACGGCAACTCGATCCAGCTCGGCGACGTCACCTACCGGCTCGACGGCGTCGACGCACCCGAGCTGGACCAGGTCTGCATCGACGATCACGCCGATTCCTGGACCTGCGGCATCGAGGCTCGTGACCAACTGGCGAAGCTGATCGGCAAACGGACGGTGCGCTGTGACGACGTCGGACCGGAAAAGAGTTTTGGCAAGCGGCACCGCGCCATCTGCACGGCCGAGAGCGACAAGGCCAGCTTGAACGAGCAGCTGATCAAGCTCGGCTTTGCCCTCGCGCGCGAGCCGATCAAGGCCAACGTCAAGCCGGCGGCCACCGAAGCCAAGACGGCGGCGGTCGGGATCTGGAAGGGCTGCTTTGTTGCACCGCAAGATTTCCGTGCCGGCAAGAAGGACGGCGCGCTCCTCGGCGCCGCGTGCCGCCCAGACCGCGACAAGGAGATCCGCGCCGTGCTGTTCCCGGAGGAGCTGACGATGCCGCCGAGTTGCAGCATCAAGGGCAAGCTCGCGGTGCGCGCACGCGTCACCGGCAATATCGGCATCTATCATTTGCGGGGCTGCCCGAGCTATCCGGCGACCACCAAGCCCGACCGCTGGTTCTGCTCGGAGGATGACGCGCAGGCCGCCGGCTTCCGCAGGGCCTACAACTGCCGTCGGCCGAAGTGA
- the cyoD gene encoding cytochrome o ubiquinol oxidase subunit IV, which translates to MSDQTHELVKHDLAPGEEEQHSVGVRILGYVVGLVLALLLTATSFFIAGTDLVWQPSIPVALIVLAIAQMGVHLVFFLHITTGPDNTNNVLALAFGLLVVFLVVGGTVWIMAHLNANMPPMDQIMQMRS; encoded by the coding sequence ATGAGCGATCAGACGCATGAGTTGGTCAAACACGACCTCGCGCCCGGCGAGGAAGAGCAACACAGTGTCGGCGTCCGCATCCTCGGTTACGTTGTCGGTCTTGTCCTGGCCCTGCTGCTCACGGCGACGTCGTTCTTCATCGCCGGCACCGATCTGGTCTGGCAGCCGTCCATCCCCGTGGCGCTGATCGTGCTCGCGATCGCACAGATGGGTGTGCACCTCGTGTTCTTCCTGCACATCACCACCGGCCCCGACAATACCAACAACGTGCTGGCTCTCGCCTTCGGTCTTCTGGTCGTCTTCCTCGTGGTCGGCGGCACGGTCTGGATCATGGCGCATCTGAACGCCAACATGCCGCCGATGGACCAGATCATGCAGATGCGGAGTTAG
- a CDS encoding cytochrome (ubi)quinol oxidase subunit III: MSMTATAGHAHADPHHIGVVIEHTGPAPKRIVTAYGFWIFLLSDIVMFSCFFAAYAVLAGQTAGGPKGSEIFDQKNVAIETVCLLLSSFTCGMASIAADVRNRFWFYLGMAVTCALGLIFLTIEFREFADLVARGYGPSRSAFLTAFFSLVGCHGLHVSAGVLWLLTMMAQVFAKGFRADIQRRMMCFALFWHALDIIWVAVFSVVYLLGSAP, encoded by the coding sequence ATGTCGATGACCGCGACCGCTGGCCACGCCCATGCCGATCCCCATCACATCGGTGTCGTCATCGAGCATACCGGACCCGCGCCGAAGCGGATCGTGACCGCCTACGGCTTCTGGATCTTCCTGCTCTCCGACATCGTGATGTTCTCCTGTTTCTTTGCGGCCTACGCCGTGCTGGCCGGCCAGACCGCCGGCGGCCCGAAGGGCTCCGAGATCTTCGACCAGAAGAACGTCGCGATCGAGACGGTCTGCCTGTTGCTGTCGAGCTTTACCTGCGGCATGGCCAGCATTGCCGCCGACGTGCGCAACCGGTTCTGGTTCTATCTCGGCATGGCCGTGACCTGCGCGCTCGGCCTCATATTCCTCACCATCGAGTTCCGCGAATTCGCCGACCTCGTCGCTCGTGGCTATGGCCCGTCGCGTAGCGCGTTCCTGACCGCGTTCTTCTCGCTGGTCGGATGCCATGGCCTCCACGTCTCTGCCGGCGTGTTGTGGCTGCTCACCATGATGGCGCAGGTGTTCGCCAAGGGCTTTCGTGCCGACATCCAGCGGCGGATGATGTGCTTTGCGCTGTTCTGGCACGCGCTCGACATCATCTGGGTCGCCGTGTTTTCCGTGGTCTACCTGCTTGGGAGTGCGCCATGA
- the cyoB gene encoding cytochrome o ubiquinol oxidase subunit I, with the protein MLGKLDWSAIPFDQPIPLVAGAVVLVAILGVLAWVVIKGHLPYLWREWITSVDHKRIGVMYVLLASVMLLRGGSDAIMMRIQQAVAYQSQGYLPPEHYNQIFSAHGTIMIFFVAMPFVIGLMNLIVPLQLGVRDVAFPTLNSVGFWLTATGALLVNISLVVGEFARTGWLAFPPLSELSYSPGVGVDYYAWSLQISGVGTLVAGINLVTTVLKLRTKGMNYLRMPMFCWTTLASNLLIVAAFPILTATLAMLLLDRYLGFHFFTNEAGGNVMMFMNLIWAWGHPEVYILVLPAFGIFSEVVSTFSGKALFGYRSMVLATMAICVISFMVWLHHFFTMGAGPDVNAIFGIASMIIAVPTGVKIYNWLFTMYGGRIRFATPMLWAVGFMVTFIVGGLTGVLLAVPPADFMLHNSMFLVAHFHNVIIGGVLFGAFAGFEYWFPKAFGFRLDERWGKAAFWFTFLGFFITFMPLYVAGMLGMTRRMQHYDVAVWRPWMLVAAVGMAVLTIGVICQIMQLVVSIRDREALRDRTGDPWDGRSLEWATSSPPPVFNFAFNPDVRGEDAYWEMKAHAKQQLLEHEEPEYQDIEMPRNSPTGFVCAFFATIMGFALIWHIWWMVILGGLGAFATFVLFAWRDHDEYVIPADRVARIDRVNLEERRRLVSMAGAI; encoded by the coding sequence ATGCTCGGTAAGCTCGACTGGTCCGCCATTCCGTTCGATCAGCCGATTCCGCTCGTCGCGGGCGCGGTGGTGCTGGTCGCAATCCTGGGCGTGCTGGCCTGGGTCGTGATCAAGGGTCATCTGCCCTATCTCTGGCGCGAATGGATCACCAGCGTCGACCACAAGCGCATCGGAGTCATGTATGTGCTGCTGGCCTCGGTGATGCTGCTGCGCGGCGGCAGCGACGCCATCATGATGCGAATCCAGCAGGCCGTCGCCTACCAGTCGCAAGGCTATCTGCCGCCCGAGCACTACAACCAGATCTTTTCGGCGCACGGCACCATCATGATCTTCTTCGTGGCGATGCCGTTCGTGATCGGGCTGATGAACCTGATCGTGCCGCTCCAGCTCGGCGTGCGCGATGTCGCCTTCCCGACGCTCAATTCCGTCGGCTTCTGGCTGACCGCGACCGGCGCGCTGCTGGTCAATATCTCGCTCGTGGTCGGCGAATTCGCGCGCACCGGCTGGCTCGCCTTTCCGCCGCTCTCGGAATTGTCCTACTCGCCCGGCGTCGGCGTCGATTACTACGCCTGGTCACTCCAGATCTCCGGCGTCGGCACGCTGGTCGCCGGCATCAATCTCGTCACCACCGTGCTGAAGCTGCGCACCAAAGGCATGAACTATCTCCGCATGCCGATGTTCTGCTGGACCACGCTGGCCTCGAATCTCCTCATCGTCGCGGCGTTCCCGATCCTCACCGCCACGCTGGCGATGCTGCTGCTCGACCGCTACCTCGGCTTCCACTTCTTCACCAACGAGGCCGGCGGCAACGTCATGATGTTCATGAATTTGATCTGGGCCTGGGGCCATCCCGAGGTCTACATCCTGGTGCTGCCGGCCTTCGGCATCTTCTCCGAGGTGGTCTCGACCTTCTCCGGAAAGGCACTGTTCGGCTATCGCTCGATGGTGCTGGCCACCATGGCGATCTGCGTCATCTCCTTCATGGTATGGCTGCATCATTTCTTCACGATGGGAGCGGGGCCCGACGTCAACGCCATCTTCGGCATCGCCAGCATGATCATCGCGGTGCCGACGGGGGTGAAGATCTACAATTGGCTGTTCACGATGTATGGCGGACGCATTCGCTTCGCGACGCCGATGCTGTGGGCGGTCGGCTTCATGGTGACGTTCATCGTCGGCGGATTGACGGGCGTCCTGCTCGCGGTGCCGCCGGCCGATTTCATGCTTCACAACAGCATGTTCCTGGTGGCGCACTTCCACAACGTCATCATCGGCGGCGTGCTGTTCGGCGCTTTCGCCGGCTTCGAATATTGGTTTCCGAAGGCGTTCGGTTTCCGCCTCGACGAACGCTGGGGCAAGGCTGCGTTCTGGTTTACCTTCCTCGGCTTCTTCATCACCTTCATGCCGCTCTATGTCGCCGGCATGCTTGGCATGACGCGCCGCATGCAGCATTACGATGTCGCGGTCTGGCGGCCGTGGATGCTGGTGGCGGCGGTCGGCATGGCGGTGCTGACGATCGGCGTGATCTGCCAGATCATGCAGCTCGTCGTCAGCATCCGCGACCGCGAGGCCCTGCGCGACCGCACCGGCGATCCCTGGGACGGCCGTTCGCTGGAATGGGCGACCTCGTCGCCGCCGCCGGTGTTCAACTTCGCGTTCAATCCCGATGTGCGCGGCGAGGACGCCTATTGGGAGATGAAGGCCCATGCCAAGCAGCAACTGCTCGAGCACGAAGAGCCGGAATATCAGGACATCGAGATGCCCCGGAATTCGCCGACCGGCTTCGTCTGCGCGTTCTTCGCCACCATCATGGGCTTCGCGCTGATCTGGCACATCTGGTGGATGGTGATTTTGGGCGGCCTCGGCGCCTTCGCGACCTTCGTCCTGTTCGCCTGGCGCGACCATGACGAATACGTCATCCCGGCCGATCGGGTCGCCCGCATCGACCGCGTCAATCTGGAGGAACGGCGCAGGCTCGTCAGCATGGCGGGGGCCATCTGA
- a CDS encoding cytochrome ubiquinol oxidase subunit II produces MNLFDPQGPVAAANSTILVDSVFIMLVIVVPTIVAILGFAFWFRASNPKARFQPDFVYSGRVEMVVWAIPALTVILLGGVAWIGSHQLDPAAPVPGTGSRVRIQAVSLDWKWLFIYPDQRIATVNTLTVPAGAELNFQLTSSSVMNTFFIPQLGSMIYTMNGMVTKLNLRADNEGKLQGLSAHFSGDGFPDMMFDVNVISPLAFPEWVATTAKTDAVLNADSYTKLMQQSVETGRPTYRLEDPRLFDLIATQHIPPGPGPELASEAGRSHSGGHDAR; encoded by the coding sequence ATGAATCTGTTCGATCCGCAAGGGCCTGTGGCTGCGGCCAACAGCACCATCCTGGTCGATTCCGTCTTCATCATGCTCGTGATCGTGGTGCCGACCATCGTTGCGATCCTCGGCTTCGCGTTCTGGTTTCGCGCGTCCAATCCGAAAGCGCGTTTCCAGCCCGACTTCGTCTATTCCGGCCGCGTCGAGATGGTGGTGTGGGCGATCCCTGCGCTCACCGTCATCCTGCTCGGCGGCGTCGCCTGGATCGGCTCGCATCAGCTCGATCCCGCAGCGCCCGTGCCAGGCACCGGCAGCCGGGTGCGGATCCAGGCCGTCTCGCTCGACTGGAAATGGCTGTTCATCTATCCGGATCAGCGCATCGCCACGGTCAATACGCTGACCGTACCGGCGGGCGCCGAGCTGAATTTCCAGCTGACGTCGTCGAGCGTGATGAACACGTTCTTCATCCCGCAGCTCGGCAGCATGATCTACACCATGAACGGCATGGTGACGAAGCTGAACCTGCGCGCCGACAACGAGGGCAAGCTGCAGGGCCTGTCGGCGCATTTCTCCGGCGACGGCTTCCCCGATATGATGTTCGACGTCAACGTGATCTCGCCGCTCGCCTTTCCGGAGTGGGTGGCGACCACGGCGAAGACGGACGCCGTGCTGAATGCGGACAGTTACACAAAGCTGATGCAGCAAAGCGTCGAGACGGGGCGGCCGACCTATCGGCTCGAAGATCCGCGTCTGTTCGACCTGATCGCGACCCAGCATATTCCGCCGGGTCCTGGACCGGAGCTCGCATCCGAAGCGGGCCGGTCGCACAGTGGAGGTCACGATGCTCGGTAA
- a CDS encoding SDR family NAD(P)-dependent oxidoreductase yields the protein MRLKDKVAIVVGAGQSPGEGMGNGRATALTFAREGAKVLCVDHQLESAQETVAMITAEQGTAAAFKADVTKAADIKAMVADAQSRWGRIDVLHNNVGVSLSGGDAELLQLTEEAFDRVVAINLKSCILAAKEVIPIMRAQRSGAIINISSMAAITTYPYVAYKATKSAMIAFTEQLAYQNAEYGIRANVILPGLMNTPMAVDTRAREWHKTRAEVEAERDSKVPLRKKMGTGWDVANAALFLASDEANFITGVTLPVDGGASVRRG from the coding sequence ATGCGCTTGAAGGACAAGGTTGCGATCGTCGTCGGCGCCGGCCAGAGCCCCGGCGAGGGCATGGGCAACGGCCGCGCCACCGCGCTTACCTTCGCGCGCGAGGGGGCCAAGGTCTTGTGCGTCGATCACCAGCTGGAATCGGCGCAGGAAACGGTTGCGATGATCACCGCGGAGCAGGGCACGGCCGCAGCCTTTAAGGCCGATGTGACCAAAGCCGCCGACATCAAAGCGATGGTCGCGGACGCGCAATCGCGCTGGGGCCGGATCGACGTGCTGCACAACAATGTTGGCGTCAGTCTCTCCGGCGGCGATGCCGAATTGCTGCAGCTGACCGAAGAGGCATTCGACCGCGTCGTCGCCATCAACCTGAAGAGCTGCATTCTCGCCGCGAAAGAGGTGATCCCGATCATGCGCGCGCAACGCAGCGGCGCCATCATCAACATCTCCTCGATGGCCGCGATCACGACCTACCCTTATGTCGCCTACAAGGCGACGAAGTCGGCGATGATCGCCTTCACCGAACAGCTCGCCTACCAGAACGCCGAATACGGCATCCGCGCCAACGTCATCCTGCCCGGCCTGATGAACACGCCGATGGCGGTCGATACCCGCGCCCGCGAATGGCACAAGACCCGCGCCGAAGTCGAAGCCGAACGCGACAGCAAGGTGCCGCTACGCAAGAAGATGGGCACCGGATGGGATGTCGCCAATGCGGCGCTGTTCCTGGCATCAGATGAAGCGAACTTCATTACGGGCGTGACACTGCCAGTGGATGGTGGGGCGAGCGTGAGGCGGGGGTGA
- a CDS encoding PQQ-dependent sugar dehydrogenase, with the protein MKNRLWFVALSAGLLVAAATSARGEPVLQGKDAYGDWRADRPGTVRLIRPQDLVRPGATRSVASSARVVPRPPEAALQVPTGFKIELFAEGLRTPRVVRIAPNGDVFVAETRAGNIRVLRAGDGGKVTNEVFASGLRQPFGIAFFPNGDNPQWVYVANTDSVVRFPYQAGDLKARGKAETIVASLPHDGGHSTRDIVFTPDNKRMLVSVGSLSNVAEGMGTPPGGMEAWSKAQPLGAAWASETERAAVLVFNPDGKERKIYATGLRNCVGLAIQPQTGLPWCSTNERDGLGDDLVPDYVTSVKEGGFYGWPWFYIGGNEDPRHAGARPDLKDKVTVPDVLIQPHSASLGMTFYQGTQFLPEYQGDAFAAQHGSWNRSKRTGYKVIRIKMKDGKATGEYEDFVTGFVVSDTEVWGRPVGVTVAKDGSLLVSEDGNGTIWRVTRVPQ; encoded by the coding sequence GTGAAGAACAGACTATGGTTCGTTGCGCTGTCCGCGGGATTGCTGGTCGCGGCTGCGACCAGCGCACGAGGTGAGCCGGTGTTGCAGGGCAAGGACGCCTATGGCGACTGGCGGGCCGACAGGCCTGGCACGGTCAGGTTGATCCGGCCACAGGATCTGGTCAGGCCCGGCGCGACGCGGTCGGTTGCAAGCTCCGCGCGCGTGGTGCCGCGTCCGCCCGAGGCTGCGCTCCAGGTGCCGACTGGATTCAAGATCGAGCTGTTCGCCGAAGGCTTGCGCACGCCACGCGTCGTGCGGATCGCGCCGAATGGCGATGTCTTTGTCGCGGAGACGCGGGCCGGCAACATCCGCGTGCTGCGCGCGGGCGATGGCGGCAAGGTGACCAACGAGGTGTTTGCCAGCGGACTGAGGCAGCCGTTCGGCATCGCCTTTTTTCCGAACGGCGACAACCCGCAATGGGTCTATGTCGCCAACACCGACAGCGTCGTTCGCTTTCCCTACCAGGCCGGCGATCTCAAGGCACGCGGCAAGGCGGAAACGATCGTGGCAAGCCTGCCGCATGATGGCGGCCATTCCACCCGCGACATTGTGTTCACGCCGGACAACAAGCGCATGCTGGTGTCGGTCGGCTCGCTCAGCAACGTCGCAGAGGGCATGGGCACGCCGCCGGGCGGGATGGAGGCGTGGTCAAAAGCGCAGCCGCTTGGCGCGGCCTGGGCCAGCGAGACCGAGCGCGCCGCCGTGCTGGTGTTCAATCCTGACGGCAAGGAGCGGAAGATCTACGCCACCGGACTCCGCAACTGCGTCGGCCTCGCGATCCAGCCGCAGACCGGTCTGCCCTGGTGCTCGACCAACGAGCGCGACGGCCTCGGCGACGATCTGGTGCCCGACTACGTGACCAGCGTGAAGGAGGGCGGTTTCTACGGCTGGCCCTGGTTCTACATCGGAGGCAACGAAGACCCGCGCCACGCCGGCGCGCGGCCGGACCTCAAGGACAAGGTGACGGTGCCGGATGTGCTGATCCAGCCGCACTCGGCCTCGCTCGGCATGACCTTCTACCAGGGCACGCAGTTTCTGCCCGAGTACCAGGGCGACGCCTTCGCCGCCCAGCACGGCTCCTGGAACAGATCGAAACGCACCGGCTACAAGGTGATCCGCATCAAGATGAAGGACGGCAAGGCGACCGGGGAGTACGAGGATTTCGTCACGGGGTTCGTGGTGAGCGACACCGAGGTGTGGGGACGGCCGGTCGGAGTGACCGTGGCGAAGGATGGATCGCTGCTGGTGTCGGAGGACGGCAATGGCACGATCTGGCGGGTGACGCGCGTGCCGCAATGA
- a CDS encoding urate hydroxylase PuuD yields the protein MWESVISEWTSLLLRWLHVVAAIAWIGSSFYFIALDLSLRPKSDLPDGVQGEAWQVHGGGFYRIMKYLVAPSQMPDELTWFKWEAYTTWLSGFALMVVVYYLEADLFLVDKAILDLTPFQAGLFSFFSLALAWLLYEAACRSGLAQRELPFAIGGYLFLVALTYAFTHVLSGRGAFNQIGAIIGTIMVANVFALIIPNQKKIVASLIAGQAPDPKLGKASKERSVHNNYLTLPVVVLMISNHYPLLYATRFNWIIVAIILALGPVIRHFFNARHAGRKSPWWVWGVAAIGVIAILFLSAAGPRDVKISALPAQPTLANVEEIVMSRCSMCHAAEPVWAGIVTAPKGILLDAPEHIHRNIRLIGRVAAWSNAMPPGNVTEMTSEERAMLAAYVEQAH from the coding sequence ATGTGGGAATCCGTCATATCGGAATGGACGAGCCTGCTGCTGCGCTGGCTGCACGTGGTTGCCGCGATCGCCTGGATCGGCAGTTCATTCTATTTCATCGCCCTCGATCTCAGCCTCAGGCCCAAAAGCGACCTGCCTGATGGCGTGCAGGGCGAGGCCTGGCAGGTCCATGGCGGCGGCTTCTACCGGATCATGAAATATCTGGTCGCACCGAGCCAGATGCCAGACGAGCTGACCTGGTTCAAATGGGAGGCCTACACCACCTGGCTGTCCGGCTTCGCGCTGATGGTGGTGGTGTATTATCTCGAGGCCGATTTATTTCTGGTCGACAAGGCGATCCTCGACCTCACGCCATTCCAGGCCGGCCTGTTCAGCTTCTTTAGCCTCGCTCTGGCATGGCTGCTTTATGAGGCCGCGTGCCGCTCTGGGCTTGCGCAGCGCGAGCTGCCCTTCGCTATCGGCGGCTATTTGTTCCTGGTCGCGCTGACCTACGCCTTCACCCATGTGCTGAGCGGTCGTGGCGCCTTCAACCAGATCGGGGCGATCATCGGCACCATCATGGTCGCCAACGTCTTCGCGCTGATCATCCCGAACCAGAAGAAGATCGTGGCCAGCCTGATCGCGGGACAGGCGCCCGACCCGAAGCTCGGCAAGGCCAGCAAGGAACGCTCGGTCCACAACAACTATCTGACCTTGCCCGTGGTCGTGCTGATGATCAGCAACCACTATCCCCTTCTCTACGCCACGCGCTTCAACTGGATCATCGTCGCGATCATCCTGGCGCTCGGCCCCGTGATCCGCCATTTCTTCAACGCGCGGCATGCGGGGCGCAAATCGCCGTGGTGGGTGTGGGGCGTCGCAGCAATCGGCGTGATCGCGATCCTCTTCCTCTCCGCCGCCGGACCGCGCGACGTCAAGATCAGCGCGCTGCCGGCACAGCCGACGCTCGCCAATGTCGAGGAGATCGTGATGTCCCGCTGCAGCATGTGCCACGCGGCCGAGCCGGTCTGGGCCGGCATCGTCACTGCGCCGAAAGGCATATTGCTTGACGCGCCCGAGCACATCCATCGCAACATCCGCCTGATCGGGCGTGTCGCGGCCTGGTCCAATGCGATGCCGCCGGGCAATGTCACCGAGATGACCAGCGAGGAGCGCGCCATGCTCGCCGCCTATGTCGAGCAGGCGCATTGA
- a CDS encoding VOC family protein, whose amino-acid sequence MALKNVIGIDHAVVMVKDLDQAAENYRQLGFTVSPRGTHSVHMGTGNYTIMFDPDYMELLGVLAATELNAPARAFLDEHGEGIERIAFTAIDSAAGAEEIRARGLTPIGPTDFERPVTLPDGTVSAARFRTFMWPTAEAPGGVRIFACQHKTRETVWIPELMKHANAATRIKQTLIATPEPAKEAAHLGRLIDREPKTAADGAVTVPSGGDRADFVYLTLDQLGKRYPGVPLAGLSERGGAALVLISGDLAATEKALGSVAVRSGAAICVPPAKANGTLLAFIAG is encoded by the coding sequence GTGGCTCTCAAGAACGTCATCGGTATCGACCACGCCGTGGTCATGGTGAAGGATCTCGACCAGGCCGCCGAGAATTACCGGCAGCTCGGCTTCACCGTCTCCCCGCGCGGCACCCACAGCGTCCATATGGGCACCGGCAACTACACCATCATGTTCGACCCCGACTATATGGAGCTGCTCGGCGTGCTCGCTGCGACCGAGCTCAATGCCCCGGCGCGCGCCTTTCTCGACGAGCACGGCGAAGGCATCGAGCGCATCGCCTTCACCGCAATCGATTCCGCCGCCGGCGCCGAGGAGATCCGCGCGCGCGGCCTGACGCCGATCGGCCCGACCGATTTCGAACGGCCGGTGACGCTGCCTGATGGCACGGTCTCGGCGGCGAGATTCCGTACCTTCATGTGGCCGACCGCGGAAGCGCCCGGCGGCGTGCGTATCTTCGCCTGCCAGCACAAGACGCGCGAGACAGTGTGGATTCCCGAATTGATGAAGCACGCTAATGCGGCGACGCGGATCAAGCAGACGCTGATCGCAACGCCCGAGCCCGCGAAGGAGGCCGCGCATCTCGGCCGGCTGATCGACCGCGAGCCGAAAACGGCTGCCGACGGCGCGGTCACCGTGCCCTCCGGCGGCGACCGTGCCGACTTTGTCTATCTGACGCTGGACCAGCTCGGCAAACGCTATCCCGGCGTGCCGCTCGCGGGCCTCTCAGAGCGCGGCGGCGCGGCGCTGGTGCTCATCAGCGGCGATCTCGCGGCCACCGAGAAGGCGCTGGGATCAGTCGCGGTGCGCAGCGGGGCTGCGATCTGCGTGCCGCCGGCCAAGGCCAACGGCACCCTGCTCGCCTTCATTGCCGGCTGA
- a CDS encoding L,D-transpeptidase family protein yields the protein MMRWMLGAVMSLWILCPALAGNLDAVAVNDAARPEKQPATDKLNASVTKLQILLDRAQFSPGQIDGKFGENAQKAMKAFAEQNGIAFDKTIAPELWDQLNAASEGPVVVDYTITDADVKGPFLKRLPAKLDEMKSLEALSYTSPLEGLAEKFHMSEELLKTLNPRKAFDKSGETIVVANVPAQRELPRIARVEIDKTRATLKAFDGSGRLIAFYPATIGSPDRPTPMGTLKVTGTHEQPTYHYNPEYKFKSVKSKRPFDIKPGPNNPVGSYWIGLSAQGYGIHGTAEPDRVSKSASHGCIRLTNWDARVLGENVKRGTPVVFLDAPTDTSSRQQGKTAGSRASN from the coding sequence ATGATGCGATGGATGCTTGGTGCGGTGATGTCGCTCTGGATCCTCTGCCCGGCACTCGCGGGCAATCTCGACGCAGTGGCGGTGAATGATGCTGCGCGTCCCGAAAAGCAGCCGGCGACCGACAAGCTCAACGCTTCGGTGACGAAGCTTCAGATCCTGCTCGATCGTGCGCAATTCTCGCCCGGCCAGATCGACGGCAAGTTCGGCGAGAACGCGCAGAAGGCGATGAAGGCGTTCGCCGAGCAGAACGGGATCGCCTTCGACAAGACGATTGCCCCGGAACTGTGGGACCAGCTGAACGCAGCGAGCGAAGGTCCCGTCGTCGTCGACTACACGATCACCGACGCAGACGTGAAGGGGCCGTTCCTAAAAAGGCTGCCGGCCAAGCTCGACGAGATGAAGTCACTGGAGGCGCTGAGCTACACCAGTCCGCTCGAAGGGCTCGCGGAAAAATTCCACATGAGCGAAGAGCTATTGAAGACGCTCAATCCAAGGAAGGCTTTCGACAAATCCGGCGAGACGATCGTCGTGGCCAACGTTCCGGCGCAACGGGAGCTTCCGCGCATTGCGCGGGTCGAGATCGACAAGACGCGAGCGACGTTGAAGGCGTTCGACGGCTCCGGTCGTCTCATCGCGTTCTACCCGGCGACAATCGGCAGTCCGGATCGTCCGACGCCGATGGGGACGCTGAAGGTGACCGGCACCCACGAGCAGCCGACCTATCACTACAATCCCGAGTACAAGTTCAAGAGTGTCAAATCCAAGAGGCCGTTCGACATCAAGCCGGGGCCGAACAATCCGGTGGGTTCGTACTGGATCGGACTGTCGGCGCAGGGCTACGGCATTCATGGAACGGCAGAGCCCGACAGGGTCAGCAAGTCCGCGTCTCACGGCTGCATCAGGCTCACCAATTGGGATGCGCGTGTGCTCGGCGAGAACGTGAAGCGCGGCACACCCGTCGTCTTCCTCGATGCGCCGACGGATACGTCCTCGAGGCAGCAGGGCAAGACGGCCGGCAGCCGCGCCTCGAATTAG